A DNA window from Takifugu flavidus isolate HTHZ2018 chromosome 15, ASM371156v2, whole genome shotgun sequence contains the following coding sequences:
- the map6d1 gene encoding microtubule-associated protein 6 homolog, which produces MAWPCISRVCCLARFWNQLDKSDLSVPLTIQNYSEIADQEVRSVTKQVPTLDADLRGSPRAQIDGPGTRGSSRARKEPSYKPREDYHPPEVPFPSVTQYKQDFKPWPIPRKENFPWISNGGGGRADGAPDSAQSGSQSRAQAGEERARLGQRWGGQEVVEERRTSSYRQEYRPWTGVRPAKSTRRNPPGQYSSPGTQASRAPRETSYQAAYSGEAQRPVALHEGENAIPTASDNIQPIPAEALQASLSSSGPQLSVGGSTKGEEHLVRTKLPPNPSAVFQSGPRVLDI; this is translated from the exons ATGGCTTGGCCGTGCATCAGCAGAGTGTGCTGCCTCGCTCGCTTCTGGAACCAGCTCGACAAGTCGGACCTGTCGGTCCCGCTCACCATCCAGAACTACTCGGAAATCGCCGATCAGGAGGTCCGGTCCGTCACCAAGCAGGTTCCCACGCTCGACGCGGACCTGCGTGGCTCCCCACGGGCGCAGATAGATGGCCCGGGCACCCGGGGGTCTTCCAGGGCGCGTAAAGAGCCCAGTTACAAGCCCCGGGAGGACTACCATCCTCCAGAAGTGCCTTTTCCAAGCGTCACCCAGTACAAGCAGGATTTCAAACCTTGGCCCATCCCCAGGAAGGAGAATTTCCCCTGGATTAGTAACGGGGGCGGCGGCAGGGCGGACGGTGCTCCTGACAGCGCGCAGAGCGGCTCCCAGAGCCGGGCACAGGCCGGCGAGGAGCGGGCCAGGCTGGGgcaaaggtggggggggcaggaggtggtggaggagaggagaaccagCTCCTACAG acaagAGTACAGGCCGTGGACGGGGGTGAGACCGGCCAAAAGCACGAGGAGAAACCCCCCAGGTCAGTATTCCAGCCCAGGGACACAGGCCAGCCGCGCCCCACGTGAGACCAGCTACCAGGCCGCCTACAGCGGCGAGGCCCAAAGACCCGTGGCGCTCCACGAGGGGGAGAACGCCATCCCGACTGCCAGCGACAACATCCAGCCCATCCCAGCTGAGGCCCTGCAGGCCTCGCTGAGCTCCTCGGGCCCCCAGCTGAGCGTGGGAGGAAGCACCAAAGGAGAG GAACACCTGGTGAGGACCAAGCTCCCCCCGAACCCCTCCGCCGTCTTTCAGAGCGGCCCGAGGGTCCTCGACATCTGA